From the Diospyros lotus cultivar Yz01 chromosome 13, ASM1463336v1, whole genome shotgun sequence genome, one window contains:
- the LOC127788052 gene encoding uncharacterized protein LOC127788052, whose amino-acid sequence MGSLELQSVSSKRGRKDAKPVAPQSLSEAVVSKIREGPDQQSQRIQSMSFAHICRVPEDLRKLKETAYTPRLVSIGPLHRKDEHLENSPTEDIKTSYATLLIYRATKSQSEEEAMEILNEYKEEIWKSVDEAKTHYAEEAALALNQEMLLVDACFILELLYRHDEKNEPSNSLNNSPRVGGCFCCNKNRTRMHQGQQRCFNCFNKIFGSGRLAYRTVQRDLLLLENQIPFFVIKKLFELTEEKTRARQARQDVFLINCVLSFFSDLLVTLPEANGDDNSTPEIYHILHLLHMHYRPANLPKAESCYQFIQSASDLECAGVKFKSSNAKTQSQSHNAKSPFQVKFDAPSGLKRWWFSRASFEIPTLHIDDSTELFLRNLMAFEQCCPSVPSYITSYAFIMDRLINTSKDVDVLQKAGIICNYLGSHKDASDLFNKLCSEIELGDFHFAKACRDAAEYSSRRWPQAVASLRRNNFNTPWAYLGFGVAFILFLSALTGFIRNVLIICFR is encoded by the coding sequence ATGGGCAGTCTTGAGCTGCAATCCGTATCCAGCAAACGTGGCCGGAAAGATGCCAAGCCGGTAGCTCCACAGAGCCTTTCAGAAGCCGTCGTCAGCAAAATCCGTGAAGGTCCTGATCAACAGTCACAGAGGATCCAATCCATGTCTTTTGCTCATATTTGCAGGGTACCAGAAGATCTTCGCAAGCTCAAGGAAACTGCCTACACTCCTCGGCTCGTCTCCATTGGTCCTCTCCATAGAAAAGATGAGCACCTGGAAAACTCTCCCACGGAAGATATCAAAACGAGTTACGCGACATTACTCATTTACAGGGCGACCAAATCCCAGTCCGAGGAGGAAGCCATGGAAATACTAAATGAGTACAAGGAGGAAATTTGGAAGTCTGTCGACGAGGCAAAGACGCACTATGCGGAAGAAGCGGCTCTGGCGCTGAACCAAGAGATGCTTTTGGTGGATGCTTGTTTTATACTCGAACTTCTCTACAGGCATGACGAAAAGAATGAACCATCCAACTCTCTGAATAATTCACCAAGAGTGGGTGGTTGTTTTTGTTGTAACAAGAACAGAACACGGATGCATCAAGGTCAACAACGTTGTTTTAATTGCTTCAACAAAATTTTTGGCAGCGGCCGCCTAGCCTACCGCACTGTTCAGCGAGATTTGTTGTTACTAGAGAACCAGATTCCGTTCTTCGTTATTAAGAAACTCTTCGAGCTCACAGAGGAGAAAACCAGAGCCCGACAAGCCCGACAAGACGTTTTTCTTATTAATTGCGTATTGTCTTTTTTCAGTGATCTACTCGTCACCCTACCAGAAGCCAATGGTGATGACAACAGTACTCCAGAGATATATCACATCCTCCATCTTCTTCACATGCATTACCGTCCGGCCAATCTGCCGAAGGCCGAGAGTTGCTACCAATTCATCCAATCTGCTTCAGACCTAGAATGCGCTGGTGTCAAGTTCAAGTCCTCCAATGCCAAAACCCAATCCCAGTCGCACAACGCCAAAAGCCCGTTCCAGGTCAAATTTGACGCCCCCTCCGGCCTCAAAAGGTGGTGGTTCTCCAGAGCTTCTTTCGAAATTCCGACGCTGCACATCGACGACTCAACCGAGCTGTTCTTGAGAAACCTTATGGCCTTCGAGCAATGCTGCCCTAGCGTGCCGAGCTACATTACATCGTATGCGTTCATCATGGACAGGCTGATCAACACTTCCAAGGACGTGGATGTGCTCCAAAAGGCTGGGATCATATGCAACTATTTGGGGTCCCATAAAGACGCTTCTGATCTGTTCAATAAACTGTGCTCCGAAATTGAACTTGGGGATTTTCACTTCGCCAAGGCATGCAGGGATGCTGCAGAATACAGCAGCCGGCGCTGGCCCCAAGCTGTGGCTTCTCTGAGGCGGAATAATTTTAATACGCCGTGGGCGTACCTAGGTTTCGGTGTTgctttcattctttttctctcgGCACTCACAGGTTTCATCCGCAATGTACTTATCATTTGTTTTAGGTAG
- the LOC127788051 gene encoding uncharacterized protein LOC127788051, producing the protein MCINYRQLNRITVKNKYPLPRIDELFDQLQRAKVFSKIDLRSGYYQLRIKAEDVPKTAFRSRYGHYEFLVMLFGLTNTPAAFMDTMNRVFRPFLDKFVAFLGHVISVEGISVDPAKIVAVSNWKKPQSITEIKSFLGLAGYYRKFVEGFSKIATPLTKLTQKGVKFDWSERCEESFQTLKDKLITTPVLAMPNGSGGFMVFTDASRNGLGCVLMQHGRVIAYGSRQLKNHERNYPTHDLELGNDAIWVIVDRLSKFAHFLAMKVSQPISKLAQQDVNEIVRLHGVPVSIVSDRDPSYYNSIKMAPYEALYGRKCKSPICWTEVGERQILGPEIVQKTTEKIKIIQERIKEAQNRQKSYADTRRRKLEFQVGDKVYLKISPLRMVTRSNKKKGKLSPRYIGPYDIVEKIRLVAYRLALPVALSNLHDVFHVSQLHKHEPDPSQVMPAEAIEIQENILYVEKPVNILDRRDQVLRNKSIPLVQVLWRNPTDKTVRKGMGEPENRPCRSDVLVDTSSLSGAAGAGAAGAGVPCAAGESR; encoded by the exons ATGTGTATCAACTATCGACAGTTAAACAGGATAACAgtcaagaataagtatccaCTTCCTAGAATCGATGAGTTGTTTGACCAGTTACAAAGAGCCAAGGTTTTCTCGAAAATCGACTTGAGATCAGGGTACTACCAACTAAGGATCAAGGCAGAAGATGTACCCAAGACAGCTTTTCGTTCTCGATACGGGCACTACGAATTTCTAGTAATGTTGTTCGGACTAACTAACACCCCAGCAGCTTTTATGGATACTATGAATCGAGTCTTCAGGCCATTCCTGGATAAGTTt GTGGCATTCTTGGGGCATGTAATATCGGTCGAAGGAATATCGGTCGACCCGGCCAAGATAGTAGCTGTGTCGAATTGGAAGAAACCTCAGTCGATTACTGAAATCAAGAGCTTCTTAGGATTAGCCGGCTACTACAGGAAGTTCGTAGAAGGGTTTTCCAAGATTGCAACAcccctcaccaagttaactcagaagGGGGTGAAGTTCGACTGGAGTGAGCGGTGCGAAGAAAGTTTTCAGACACTTAAGGATAAGCTGATAACCACTCCGGTACTAGCTATGCCAAATGGATCAGGAGGATTCATGGTCTTCACTGACGCCTCGAGAAACGGTTTAGGGTGTGTGCTGATGCAGCACGGTAGGGTCATTGCCTACGGATCTCGACAGCTCAAGAACCACGAGCGGAACTACCCGACTCACGATTTGGAGTTG GGAAATGATGCTATCTGGGTGATAGTTGACAGACTATCTAAGTTTGctcatttcttggccatgaaaGTAAGCCAACCAATAAGCAAATTAGCTCAACAGGATGTAAACGAGATTGTCAGGTTACATGGAGTACCTGTAAGCATTGTATCAGACCGCGACCCAAg CTACTACAACAGCATTAAGATGGCTCCCTATGAAGCCCTGTACGGACGAAAATGTAAATCCCCGATATGCTGGACTGAGGTAGGTGAACGTCAAATTTTGGGACCCGAGATAGTTCAGAAaacgacagaaaagataaaaatcattcaagagAGAATTAAGGAAGCTCAGAATCGCCAGAAATCCTATGCAgatacaagaagaaggaaattagAGTTCCAAGTGGGCGACAAAGTATACCTAAAGATATCTCCACTGAGAATGGTGactagaagcaacaagaaaaagggcaagttaAGCCCCCGGTATATAGGTCCATACGATATAGTGGAAAAAATTAGACTAGTCGCTTATCGACTTGCTCTACCGGTGGCCCTGTCAAACCTCCACGACGTGTTTCATGTGTCGCAACTCCATAAACACGAGCCCGATCCCTCCCAAGTAATGCCAGCTGAGGCtatcgagattcaagaaaatattttgtacGTGGAGAAACCAGTAAACATTTTGGATCGTAGGGATCAAGTTCTAAGGAATAAGTCAATTCCCTTGGTGcaagttttgtggagaaaccCG ACTGACAAAACAGTTCGTAAAGGAATGGGAGAACCCGAAAACAGACCATGTAGGAGTGACGTGCTCGTCGATACGAGCTCGCTATCAGGAGCTGCAGGTGCCGGAGCTGCAGGCGCCGGAGTCCCATGCGCCGCCGGTGAATCGAG GTGA
- the LOC127788050 gene encoding uncharacterized protein LOC127788050, which translates to MLNLYRRQNSPIFQGKLGADPSEGEFWIEQTEKLLDHLHYREEEKVNCATFMLQDEADRWWKGVKRGMTPQARAPYITWDQFKELFNEKYFPLNLRMKKEREFMELKQTGDMSVAQYEDAFNRLIRYMPIYEGDERIKAQMFLGGLNLKLQRALSSISTQSYSEVVLQAFTTEANLSRIEAIQGESRHGSSHKTSKKLELQKPKFMPDIPCTKC; encoded by the coding sequence ATGCTCAATCTTTATCGTCGGCAGAACTCTCCCATTTTTCAAGGGAAGCTTGGCGCGGACCCCAGCGAAGGGGAATTTTGGATCGAGCAAACAGAAAAGCTACTGGACCACCTGCACtacagagaagaagagaaggtcaATTGTGCCACCTTTATGCTGCAAGATGAGGCAGATAGGTGGTGGAAGGGAGTCAAGAGAGGAATGACCCCTCAAGCTAGGGCACCCTACATCACTTGGGACCAATTCAAGGAACTCTTCAATGAGAAATACTTTCCCCTGAATTTAAGaatgaaaaaagagagagaattcatggaGCTAAAACAAACTGGGGACATGTCTGTCGCCCAGTATGAGGACGCTTTTAACCGGTTAATCAGGTACATGCCTATATACGAAGGGGACGAAAGAATAAAAGCCCAGATGTTTTTGGGAGGGCTGAATCTGAAGCTTCAAAGGGCGTTGAGTAGTATAAGTACTCAGTCTTATTCAGAAGTGGTGTTGCAAGCCTTTACCACTGAGGCCAATCTAAGCCGAATCGAAGCTATCCAAGGAGAAAGTCGGCATGGGAGCAGTCATAAAACGAGCAAGAAGTTGGAACTCCAGAAGCCAAAGTTCATGCCTGATATTCCGTGCACCAAGTGCTAG